The sequence GGCGATTCTGCGTCATCCGATAGGCAATTTCTTCTACCTCAGTCCAGGTCAAGTCACTCTCGACAAAGGCCTGAATCATCACGTTGAGCAGATGCTGATAGCGGTTGCCCTCAGCTGTAGTCATCATCGTGTGGGGAATGTCGAGCACCTTGTTAAAGCAGGTGTACCAGCTCTGGGGCTGCTGCTTTAGGGCGGCTTCAAAGAAATGCTGGTGGTCTAGGTTGCTCACAGCGCGATCGCTCTCGCTGGAGATCGTAAACGTGGGGGCAATGGGCGCAACGGCCTGTCCTGGGGGCGGGGTTTGCTTGACCCGCTGTTGGCAAAACTGACCCATCTCTAGCACCGCTCGCAAGGCTGGCGTCGCAAACCCGCCGTAGCCTAGAGGCGGCATTGCCTTGGTGGGGGTGCCCACCCCATCGGTGCCTGGGGCCGAGGCCCAGGCAAAGTAGGTGTCTATTTTTTTGACAAATAGGTCAATTACCCTGTTGCTGCCGCTCAGATAGGGGGCACAGAGCACGGCGCGATCGATCTGGGCAGCTTTCTCTAGGGCTAGCCACCCGGCCAGGGTGCCACCGCCCGATAGCCCTCCTACGACCACATGCTTACCCAGCCGACCAGCCAAATTGAGCCACTGAATGCCAAAGGTTTGATACACCTTAGGGTCGGTGGGCAGGGGGGGCGGTGTGTCTTGGTCCCACTTGCCCGCCCGCCCGTGGCCGGGCAACAGCGGGGCCAGCACATTGTATCCAGCCCGGTAAAAGTGCTGGCCGATGGGCTCCATCTGGTAAGGGCCAGCGGTAAACCCATGGAAAAATAAACAAACCCGATTCGTCGGCTGAGAATGCAGCCAAACGCGACTGTGCAGCGCCTCATCTATGAGGCCGTAGCGGGTTTCTTGCTGTTGAAGACCGTGCTCAAGGACCGATTTAAGCGTGAGGTAGTCGACCATAGTAGAAGGCTATAACCGCCGTAGCAAGCTAGGCCCATGGGTGTCGGTGCCGCAGGTGGTCAGCAGCCCATAGTCTTGGGCGAA is a genomic window of Nodosilinea sp. E11 containing:
- a CDS encoding alpha/beta hydrolase; this translates as MVDYLTLKSVLEHGLQQQETRYGLIDEALHSRVWLHSQPTNRVCLFFHGFTAGPYQMEPIGQHFYRAGYNVLAPLLPGHGRAGKWDQDTPPPLPTDPKVYQTFGIQWLNLAGRLGKHVVVGGLSGGGTLAGWLALEKAAQIDRAVLCAPYLSGSNRVIDLFVKKIDTYFAWASAPGTDGVGTPTKAMPPLGYGGFATPALRAVLEMGQFCQQRVKQTPPPGQAVAPIAPTFTISSESDRAVSNLDHQHFFEAALKQQPQSWYTCFNKVLDIPHTMMTTAEGNRYQHLLNVMIQAFVESDLTWTEVEEIAYRMTQNRPFNTVVADLGWQAKCSKDLPAMLTMVDKWPIAVKRSRGDLRSGVRSPRDR